Proteins encoded together in one Chryseobacterium taklimakanense window:
- a CDS encoding DUF3822 family protein has product MEKLSLLFTKDGLQYQLTRNRNILEENSFFVNEETPADFISAKLDQVLEKKCREIAVYSALSHFTLMPEGFSHHDLGYDLIAYNSPVEKDSEELMLSVNKKFGVQFYYTFPKEFYQKIKSINVPAKFNFSGEKFLNSISSKAGKEIHINLYHHQCEFFALENKKVILYNNLDVNSEVDFLYFVMFTLSKIGFGINETSFFVYGETSENETFISELRKFVKNLKIVFDNIPNRNFILTS; this is encoded by the coding sequence ATGGAAAAACTCAGTTTACTTTTCACCAAAGACGGCTTGCAGTATCAGCTTACCAGAAACCGCAATATTCTGGAGGAAAATTCATTTTTTGTAAATGAAGAAACGCCTGCTGATTTTATTTCAGCAAAACTGGATCAGGTTCTGGAAAAGAAATGCCGCGAAATCGCTGTATATTCGGCATTGAGCCATTTTACACTGATGCCGGAAGGTTTCAGCCATCATGATTTGGGGTACGATCTCATCGCTTACAACTCACCTGTTGAGAAGGATTCGGAAGAACTGATGCTTTCGGTAAACAAAAAATTCGGGGTACAGTTTTATTACACTTTTCCTAAAGAATTTTATCAGAAAATCAAAAGTATAAATGTGCCGGCGAAATTCAACTTTTCGGGTGAAAAATTCCTGAATTCCATTTCTTCGAAAGCCGGAAAGGAAATTCACATCAATCTTTACCACCATCAGTGCGAGTTTTTTGCTTTGGAAAACAAAAAAGTCATCCTCTACAATAACCTGGACGTAAATTCGGAAGTGGATTTTCTGTATTTCGTGATGTTCACTTTAAGCAAAATTGGTTTTGGGATCAATGAAACCAGCTTCTTTGTTTACGGTGAAACTTCTGAAAATGAAACGTTTATATCTGAACTGAGAAAATTTGTAAAGAACCTGAAAATTGTTTTCGACAATATCCCGAACCGAAATTTCATCCTGACCTCGTAA
- a CDS encoding D-alanine--D-alanine ligase translates to MGKKNVAVVMGGYSDEYVVSLKSGQLIYESLDREKYNVYKVIILKDEWYFQSENNEKFPINKADFSVEPNGEKLNFDVCFNIIHGKPGENGELQAYWDTIGQKYTGCDFYQSALTFNKKDTLAVLSKYGIPSAKSIYIRKGETIDKQKIVDELGLPCFVKPNQSGSSLGISKVKDISDLDHAFEMAFSEDDEILIESFLDGMEVSVGVVDFEGETIVLGITEIVPTKEFFDYEAKYEGASEEITPARIDDETKHRVEEIAKRAYNSLGMSGFSRSEYIIMNGTPYMLEMNTNPGFSPASILPQQAKIYGISIKDLCGNEVEKALAKNKK, encoded by the coding sequence ATGGGCAAAAAAAACGTAGCCGTAGTTATGGGCGGCTATTCTGATGAATATGTGGTTTCATTAAAAAGCGGACAGCTGATTTACGAATCTCTTGACCGTGAAAAATACAATGTTTACAAAGTTATTATTTTAAAGGATGAATGGTATTTTCAATCAGAAAATAATGAAAAATTCCCAATCAATAAAGCTGATTTTTCTGTTGAACCGAATGGTGAAAAATTAAATTTTGATGTCTGTTTCAATATCATCCACGGGAAACCGGGTGAAAATGGCGAACTGCAGGCCTACTGGGACACAATCGGGCAAAAATATACCGGTTGCGATTTTTACCAAAGTGCCTTGACCTTTAATAAAAAAGACACTTTAGCGGTACTTTCAAAATATGGAATCCCGTCTGCGAAAAGCATTTATATAAGGAAAGGCGAAACCATCGACAAGCAAAAAATTGTTGATGAACTGGGACTGCCATGTTTCGTGAAACCAAACCAGAGCGGCTCCTCTCTCGGAATTTCCAAAGTGAAAGATATCTCTGATCTTGACCATGCTTTCGAAATGGCCTTTTCAGAGGACGATGAAATTTTGATTGAAAGTTTCCTCGACGGAATGGAGGTTTCCGTAGGCGTGGTTGATTTCGAAGGCGAAACGATTGTTCTGGGAATTACCGAAATTGTACCCACCAAAGAATTTTTTGATTATGAAGCCAAATATGAAGGTGCTTCCGAAGAAATTACTCCCGCAAGAATCGACGATGAAACGAAACACCGCGTGGAGGAAATCGCCAAACGCGCATACAATTCACTGGGAATGAGCGGCTTCTCCAGAAGTGAATACATCATCATGAACGGAACGCCGTATATGCTCGAAATGAATACCAATCCCGGGTTTTCACCGGCTTCCATTCTTCCGCAGCAGGCAAAAATTTACGGAATTTCGATCAAAGACCTTTGTGGCAACGAGGTGGAGAAGGCTTTAGCAAAAAATAAAAAATAA
- a CDS encoding RsmD family RNA methyltransferase — translation MYRIISGKWKAKRISAPKNFDVRPTTDFAKEALFSILENRYDFEFSACSVLDLFAGIGSISLEFASRECPDITAVEMNTRHCSFISSTAADLDMALQINVQRADAYDWLKKNRSKKQYEIVFADAPFENTDEKKYQELIALVLNNNYLKSNGIFILEHQSRLKIDHPNLMESRKYGNLTFSFFKPNGDA, via the coding sequence ATGTACCGTATTATCAGCGGCAAGTGGAAAGCCAAACGAATTTCCGCACCCAAAAATTTTGATGTAAGGCCAACGACCGACTTTGCGAAAGAAGCATTATTCAGCATTCTGGAAAACCGTTACGATTTTGAGTTTTCCGCCTGTTCTGTATTGGACCTGTTTGCGGGAATTGGCTCAATTTCATTGGAATTTGCCTCCAGGGAATGCCCTGACATCACCGCTGTGGAAATGAACACCAGACACTGCAGTTTCATCAGTTCTACAGCTGCGGATTTGGATATGGCATTGCAAATAAACGTACAACGCGCGGATGCTTATGACTGGCTCAAGAAAAACCGCAGCAAAAAACAGTACGAAATTGTTTTTGCTGATGCGCCCTTCGAAAATACAGACGAGAAAAAATATCAGGAGCTGATCGCGCTGGTTCTTAACAATAATTATTTAAAAAGCAACGGAATATTTATTTTAGAACACCAAAGCCGGTTGAAAATAGACCACCCGAATTTAATGGAAAGCAGAAAGTATGGCAACCTGACATTCTCCTTCTTCAAACCAAACGGGGACGCTTAA
- a CDS encoding trimeric intracellular cation channel family protein has protein sequence MHQNFNFAIEILGTISFAMSGAFAAMQRRFDPFGVLMIAFVTSVGGGTVRDLLLDVPVFWMHDLVMCSVIFITAIVAMIFKSVERKFRVTLFIFDSFGLGLFTIIGIQKGLNAELHPIICLTLGTITGCVGGILRDILLNRIPLILRKEIYATACIVGGSLFLLMVNYTHLSYVFVQVSTILLIVAIRTLAVKYHWQMPKFYGVEENSEM, from the coding sequence ATTCATCAAAATTTCAATTTCGCCATAGAAATTCTCGGGACGATCTCGTTTGCGATGTCGGGCGCGTTTGCTGCGATGCAACGGCGTTTTGACCCGTTTGGTGTTTTGATGATCGCCTTTGTGACTTCCGTCGGCGGTGGTACGGTTCGCGATTTACTGCTGGATGTTCCTGTTTTCTGGATGCACGATCTGGTAATGTGCAGCGTAATTTTCATCACTGCGATCGTAGCCATGATCTTCAAATCTGTTGAGCGGAAATTTCGGGTGACACTGTTTATTTTCGACAGTTTCGGGTTGGGGCTTTTTACCATAATCGGAATTCAAAAAGGACTGAATGCCGAACTTCATCCCATTATCTGCCTTACTTTGGGCACAATTACCGGTTGCGTTGGTGGGATTTTACGGGATATATTGCTCAACAGGATTCCTTTGATTTTAAGGAAAGAAATCTACGCAACAGCCTGTATCGTTGGCGGAAGCTTATTTTTACTAATGGTCAACTACACACACCTGTCTTATGTTTTTGTGCAGGTTTCCACGATTCTGCTGATCGTCGCAATCCGTACGTTAGCAGTAAAGTACCATTGGCAGATGCCAAAATTTTATGGTGTGGAAGAAAATTCTGAAATGTAA
- a CDS encoding dihydrofolate reductase, whose protein sequence is MTTIVVAMGLKNEIGSDNQLLWHLPRDLKHFKEITSGHPVIMGRKTFESIGRPLPNRTNIVISRKTDWFQEGVLIVGNIKEAIKFAKKIDENIFIIGGGNIYEQTMDLTDKIEVTLVKANLEADTFFPKIDEKIWQKTAETCFEKDEKNEYDMCFQTFERKI, encoded by the coding sequence ATGACAACAATTGTGGTGGCAATGGGTTTGAAGAATGAAATAGGCAGTGATAATCAGCTGCTTTGGCACTTGCCCAGGGACCTGAAACATTTTAAAGAAATCACGTCCGGGCATCCGGTCATCATGGGCAGGAAAACTTTTGAAAGTATCGGCAGACCTTTGCCAAACCGCACCAATATTGTGATCAGCCGTAAAACAGACTGGTTTCAGGAAGGTGTTTTAATTGTCGGAAACATTAAGGAAGCCATAAAATTTGCAAAGAAAATCGATGAAAACATTTTCATCATCGGTGGCGGAAATATCTACGAACAAACGATGGATTTGACGGATAAAATTGAAGTAACTCTGGTAAAAGCCAATCTGGAAGCAGACACTTTCTTTCCAAAAATTGATGAGAAAATCTGGCAAAAGACTGCGGAAACCTGCTTCGAAAAAGATGAAAAAAATGAATACGATATGTGTTTCCAGACTTTTGAAAGGAAGATTTAA
- a CDS encoding PASTA domain-containing protein, which translates to MLKSLFHWKVLLNILLAAAVFTGLVWLTFRWLELHTNHGKEIPVPNVMNMSVHKAVEILDDAGLEYEVDSFKYDPKFKPFQVLQIYPNPGARVKGGRAILLKVNPRTWAPVQVPDVLDRYKGLAFRQLEAVGLKVGDTIYEPNIQRDAVIRMQMNGSMLKPGAKVPRFSVIDLVIGTGPKRNVTVPNLVGLTVQEAKAIITNNLFEVGLVEHEDGGQDESDIIYYQDPEGGAVRDQGMQIDLWASKKTPGQMQGKIQQLNSMYRMRIDTSLPPIRYEEVPVYNDPTPIPDPEPVKTQPRPEAPKQAEQPKPKPTTPKPANTNTTTTKPADQPKPAEKPKEKKVIVE; encoded by the coding sequence ATGTTAAAATCTCTTTTTCACTGGAAGGTTTTATTGAATATACTTCTTGCTGCAGCCGTTTTCACGGGACTGGTTTGGCTTACGTTTCGCTGGCTGGAGCTGCATACCAACCACGGTAAAGAAATTCCGGTGCCAAATGTGATGAATATGTCGGTGCACAAAGCTGTGGAAATTCTGGATGATGCCGGTTTGGAATATGAAGTGGACAGTTTTAAATATGATCCCAAATTCAAGCCCTTCCAGGTTTTGCAGATATACCCAAATCCGGGAGCACGCGTAAAAGGAGGCAGGGCAATTCTTTTAAAAGTAAATCCAAGAACTTGGGCGCCGGTGCAGGTCCCTGATGTTTTGGATCGTTATAAGGGCTTGGCATTCCGGCAGCTGGAAGCTGTTGGTCTAAAGGTTGGTGATACGATTTATGAACCGAACATTCAGCGGGATGCGGTGATCCGTATGCAGATGAACGGCAGCATGCTGAAGCCGGGTGCAAAAGTACCGAGATTTTCTGTGATTGATTTGGTCATCGGTACCGGTCCTAAACGTAATGTAACGGTTCCTAACTTGGTTGGTTTAACCGTACAGGAGGCGAAAGCAATTATCACGAATAATCTTTTTGAAGTAGGACTGGTTGAACATGAAGATGGCGGTCAGGATGAATCGGATATCATTTACTATCAAGATCCTGAGGGCGGCGCCGTCCGCGACCAGGGAATGCAGATTGACCTGTGGGCGAGCAAGAAAACGCCGGGCCAGATGCAGGGCAAGATCCAACAGCTGAATTCTATGTACCGAATGAGAATTGATACGTCTCTGCCACCTATAAGATATGAGGAAGTCCCCGTATACAACGATCCCACACCGATTCCTGATCCTGAGCCTGTAAAAACGCAGCCAAGGCCGGAAGCACCAAAGCAGGCGGAACAACCGAAACCAAAACCGACGACACCAAAACCGGCAAACACCAATACGACAACGACAAAACCTGCCGATCAGCCGAAACCTGCTGAAAAACCAAAAGAGAAAAAGGTAATTGTAGAATAA
- the murI gene encoding glutamate racemase, with amino-acid sequence MKKKRPDYSHLQPDQPIGIFDSGVGGLTVAKEIKRLLPHENLIYYGDTKHLPYGEKSQEAIIGYVTKITEFLLEKNCKAIVIACNSATANALKEVLETVDNRVPVIDVINPVAEKVAYEIHNNVGVIATKATVNSGLYKKSIRKHNKFIKVDELATPLLVPAIEEGFKNHPITHAIIYNYLSNSKLKNIETLILGCTHYPLLMDEIRQYYGNRVRVIDSPSIVANQLRMILEQHNLLNGSSHKGVYEFFVSDLTKNFEKISKKIFGKSIELELKPL; translated from the coding sequence TTGAAAAAGAAAAGACCGGATTATTCGCACCTGCAGCCAGACCAGCCGATTGGTATTTTTGATTCCGGCGTTGGCGGACTCACAGTTGCAAAAGAGATCAAGCGCCTTCTTCCGCATGAGAACCTCATTTATTACGGTGATACCAAACACCTGCCATACGGCGAAAAATCACAGGAAGCCATCATCGGTTACGTCACCAAAATCACTGAATTTCTGTTAGAAAAAAACTGCAAAGCGATCGTCATTGCCTGTAACTCCGCAACGGCGAACGCGCTGAAAGAAGTCCTTGAAACGGTTGATAACCGGGTTCCGGTCATAGATGTGATCAATCCAGTTGCCGAAAAAGTGGCTTACGAAATCCACAACAACGTTGGCGTCATTGCAACCAAAGCTACGGTAAACTCGGGGCTTTACAAAAAAAGTATCCGCAAACACAATAAGTTTATCAAGGTGGATGAGCTTGCAACACCACTTTTGGTGCCGGCGATAGAGGAGGGATTTAAGAATCACCCGATCACGCATGCGATCATTTACAATTATCTCAGCAACAGCAAGCTTAAAAATATTGAAACCTTAATTCTTGGCTGTACCCATTACCCGCTGTTGATGGATGAAATCCGTCAATATTATGGAAACCGCGTTCGTGTAATTGATTCTCCGAGCATCGTTGCCAACCAGCTGAGAATGATTTTGGAGCAGCACAACCTCCTGAATGGGAGCTCTCATAAGGGCGTATATGAATTTTTTGTGTCGGATCTGACTAAAAATTTCGAAAAAATTTCAAAGAAAATCTTCGGAAAATCCATAGAACTGGAGCTAAAGCCGCTCTAA
- the hemW gene encoding radical SAM family heme chaperone HemW, with translation MIYIHIPFCKQKCSYCNFHFSTSFSLKDEMLDAIKKEIVLRKNELANRTIRSLYFGGGTPSVLSADEIKSLIYEVLKQFDFSSDIEITLEANPDDLDQKFLKELAQTEINRLSVGTQSFFDEDLKMMNRAHNASQAESSIKRSQDFGFENISIDLIYGSPTSDFEIWKQNLNKTIDLQVPHISSYALTVEPKTALNDWVKKKKITPPKEAEQNREFYYMSDFLKDKGFLHYEISNFAKPGFESKHNSAYWKYCEYLGIGPSAHSYNGREKRSWNVPNNVVYIKSLAENKLPAETEILSERDRFNEMMMIGLRTTWGVDLMKLQEIFSDEIFLHYQKETAPKLEEGLLIIENNHVKIPEKHWFLADGIASDLFIV, from the coding sequence ATGATCTATATACACATCCCCTTCTGCAAGCAAAAATGCAGCTACTGCAATTTCCATTTTTCAACTTCTTTCAGCTTGAAGGATGAAATGCTCGATGCCATCAAAAAAGAAATTGTTCTGCGTAAAAACGAACTTGCGAACAGAACCATCAGGTCTCTTTATTTCGGCGGTGGTACGCCCTCGGTTTTATCCGCTGATGAAATAAAATCTTTGATTTATGAGGTTTTGAAGCAATTTGATTTTAGCAGCGATATCGAAATTACCCTGGAAGCAAATCCGGATGATTTGGATCAAAAATTTTTAAAAGAACTCGCACAAACTGAAATCAATCGGCTTTCTGTTGGAACTCAAAGTTTTTTTGATGAAGATTTAAAGATGATGAACCGAGCACATAACGCTTCGCAAGCTGAAAGTTCCATAAAGCGTTCGCAGGATTTTGGCTTTGAAAATATCAGCATCGATTTGATTTATGGCTCACCGACATCGGATTTCGAGATTTGGAAGCAAAATTTAAACAAAACCATTGATCTGCAGGTACCGCATATTTCATCTTATGCGCTAACCGTCGAACCAAAAACTGCGCTGAACGACTGGGTCAAAAAGAAAAAGATCACTCCGCCGAAAGAGGCCGAGCAAAACCGCGAGTTCTATTATATGTCTGATTTTCTGAAAGATAAGGGATTTCTTCATTATGAAATTTCAAATTTTGCAAAACCGGGTTTTGAATCAAAACATAATTCTGCTTACTGGAAATACTGCGAATATTTGGGAATTGGCCCATCTGCACATTCGTACAACGGCAGGGAAAAACGCAGCTGGAATGTCCCCAATAATGTGGTCTATATTAAATCTCTGGCAGAAAATAAGTTGCCGGCAGAAACTGAAATCCTTTCAGAAAGAGATCGGTTCAACGAAATGATGATGATTGGGCTTCGCACCACTTGGGGTGTGGATTTGATGAAACTTCAGGAAATTTTTTCTGATGAAATTTTTTTGCATTATCAAAAGGAAACAGCTCCCAAGCTAGAAGAAGGCCTATTGATTATTGAGAACAACCACGTTAAAATTCCTGAGAAGCACTGGTTTCTCGCAGATGGCATCGCGTCCGACCTTTTCATCGTCTAG
- a CDS encoding RluA family pseudouridine synthase: protein MEDYNEELNEDELLEQESSGEDEGDGLYEHLNITVDKKQEPLRIDKFLLIFRQNSSRNKISQTCRAGNVIVNGTPVKQNYRVKPGDEISVLLTRPPRENVIIPQDIPINIVYEDEDVLVVDKEAGMVVHPGFGNWDGTLVNALAFHFEKNGLKTDLDRVGLVHRIDKDTSGLIVIAKNEYALSHLAKQFFDRKTKRLYWAFVWGNIEQDEGTIRGHIGRHLKNRMQMAVFEDGSHGKHAVTHFRVLERFRYMTWVECKLETGRTHQIRAHFKHIGHTLFNDERYEGHIPLRGQNLPKYKQFIQNVFDVLPRHALHAHTLGFVHPVTKKEMYFESPMPEDMQRAVEKWRNYLSSN from the coding sequence ATGGAAGATTACAACGAAGAATTGAATGAGGATGAATTGCTGGAGCAGGAAAGCTCCGGTGAAGACGAAGGTGACGGCCTTTACGAACACCTCAACATCACTGTTGATAAAAAACAGGAGCCCCTTCGCATTGATAAATTCCTTCTTATTTTCAGACAAAATTCTTCGCGGAACAAAATTTCACAAACCTGCCGCGCCGGAAACGTCATCGTAAACGGAACTCCGGTAAAGCAGAATTACCGTGTGAAACCTGGTGATGAAATCTCAGTGCTTCTTACCCGCCCACCGAGGGAGAATGTCATTATTCCGCAGGACATTCCGATAAATATTGTGTATGAGGATGAGGATGTTCTGGTCGTAGACAAAGAGGCCGGAATGGTCGTTCATCCAGGGTTTGGAAACTGGGACGGCACACTGGTGAATGCGCTCGCTTTTCATTTTGAAAAAAACGGATTAAAAACGGATCTCGACAGGGTAGGTTTGGTTCACAGAATCGATAAGGATACCTCGGGCCTCATCGTCATTGCCAAAAATGAATATGCGCTCAGCCATTTGGCAAAGCAGTTTTTCGACAGGAAAACAAAACGCCTGTACTGGGCATTTGTGTGGGGGAATATTGAGCAAGACGAAGGAACCATCCGCGGACATATCGGAAGGCACCTTAAAAACCGTATGCAGATGGCCGTTTTCGAAGACGGGAGCCATGGTAAGCATGCCGTGACACACTTCAGAGTGCTTGAACGTTTCCGATATATGACTTGGGTAGAATGCAAGTTGGAGACCGGCCGTACTCACCAGATCCGGGCGCATTTTAAACATATTGGGCATACGCTTTTTAACGATGAAAGGTATGAAGGCCACATCCCATTGCGCGGACAGAACCTTCCAAAATATAAACAGTTCATCCAGAATGTTTTTGATGTTCTTCCAAGGCACGCGCTTCATGCACACACGCTTGGATTCGTACATCCTGTAACCAAAAAAGAAATGTACTTCGAGAGCCCGATGCCTGAGGATATGCAGCGCGCTGTTGAAAAGTGGCGTAATTATTTAAGCAGCAACTAA
- a CDS encoding Smr/MutS family protein — protein MKIGDKVSVIDEDLGGTITSVHGNTVVFADAHGFTHKYPSEKLVQKNEALYEDIRIEKKFEYHKKISKKHNRNHLVIDLHFEKLVENPLGYESFERLFIQKEKLLEIIEFCRKNNLKKLEIIHGLGNGTLQKMVHDVLESQTGLDFHNKEILHHESGSVMVNFV, from the coding sequence ATGAAAATCGGCGATAAAGTTTCTGTAATCGATGAAGATTTGGGCGGAACCATTACTTCCGTTCACGGAAATACCGTGGTCTTTGCCGATGCCCATGGATTTACACACAAATATCCTTCAGAAAAACTGGTGCAGAAAAATGAGGCGCTTTATGAAGATATCCGTATTGAAAAGAAATTTGAGTACCATAAAAAAATTTCCAAGAAGCATAACCGAAATCATCTCGTGATCGATCTGCATTTTGAAAAACTGGTTGAAAATCCGTTAGGTTACGAAAGTTTTGAAAGGCTTTTCATACAAAAAGAAAAATTGCTGGAAATCATCGAGTTCTGCCGCAAAAACAATCTCAAAAAACTGGAAATCATTCACGGACTGGGCAACGGAACCCTTCAGAAAATGGTTCACGACGTTTTAGAAAGCCAAACCGGACTCGATTTTCACAATAAAGAAATACTTCATCATGAGTCCGGTTCGGTTATGGTAAATTTTGTTTAG
- a CDS encoding PorP/SprF family type IX secretion system membrane protein codes for MRRYILLIALSTGFLAFSQESLPVYQQYLLGGKFLINPAHYGETDDVVLHGTYQKQFSKFEQSPNVQSIGIHANVFDRVGAGLSFFRDQNGPISANGITAGASYFIPLSDDERKDQFSFGTGVNFYNMNIDLAMLNPKDQGDPLLQEGANDIFMVYGNLGMQATLKNFSAGISVSDIPLSDHVSVINGIEPSPTKYILTAGYGWQISDGLSVEPSVLMNLNSNSSRTFDLNLLGKVYDDTNLFEAGVSFRTAKDRVGSQQLSLSPVIKGKINRFTFGAVYNLGLSDVQTYGGDSFMLSLGYNFENFINTRGFH; via the coding sequence GTGAGAAGATATATATTATTGATAGCCTTAAGCACTGGATTCTTGGCTTTCTCGCAGGAGTCACTGCCGGTGTACCAGCAATATCTTCTTGGCGGTAAATTTCTCATCAATCCCGCCCATTATGGTGAGACGGATGATGTTGTACTCCACGGTACTTACCAGAAACAGTTTTCAAAATTTGAGCAGTCGCCGAATGTGCAGAGCATCGGTATTCATGCCAATGTTTTTGACCGGGTAGGAGCGGGGCTGTCATTTTTTCGTGATCAAAACGGGCCCATTTCTGCCAACGGTATTACAGCGGGAGCGTCTTATTTTATTCCTTTGAGTGATGATGAGCGGAAGGACCAGTTCTCCTTCGGGACCGGTGTTAATTTTTATAATATGAATATCGATTTGGCCATGCTCAATCCCAAAGATCAGGGAGATCCGCTTTTGCAGGAAGGAGCCAACGATATTTTTATGGTTTACGGTAATTTGGGCATGCAGGCTACCTTAAAGAATTTCTCAGCAGGGATTTCAGTTTCAGATATTCCGCTTTCTGATCATGTTTCGGTGATCAATGGGATTGAGCCTTCGCCGACGAAATATATTTTAACGGCTGGCTACGGCTGGCAAATTTCTGATGGGCTTTCGGTAGAGCCGTCTGTTTTAATGAATTTAAATAGCAATTCGTCCAGAACTTTTGACCTCAATCTTTTGGGAAAAGTATATGATGACACCAATCTTTTTGAAGCCGGAGTAAGCTTCCGCACTGCCAAAGACCGCGTCGGAAGCCAGCAGCTGAGCCTTTCGCCTGTTATTAAGGGAAAGATAAACCGTTTTACATTCGGTGCTGTTTACAATCTTGGATTGTCGGATGTTCAGACATATGGGGGAGACAGTTTTATGCTTAGTTTAGGCTATAATTTCGAGAACTTTATCAATACACGAGGTTTCCACTAA
- the coaD gene encoding pantetheine-phosphate adenylyltransferase, producing MRIAVFPGSFDPITLGHYDIVERAYPLFDKIIIAIGQNSQKNYMFSLEQRKEFIKQTFKDFPNVEVDSFEGLTIDYCRSKNVNFILRGLRNPADFEFEKAIAQTNRTLTHDNKIETIFLLTSAGKSFISSSIVREIINFKGNYELMVPDAVRV from the coding sequence ATGAGAATCGCAGTATTTCCCGGATCTTTCGACCCGATAACTTTAGGACATTACGATATTGTGGAGCGGGCTTATCCGCTTTTTGATAAAATCATTATCGCAATAGGGCAAAATTCCCAGAAGAATTATATGTTTTCGCTGGAGCAACGGAAGGAATTCATCAAACAGACTTTTAAAGATTTCCCCAATGTAGAGGTAGACAGTTTCGAAGGACTCACCATTGATTACTGCCGAAGCAAGAACGTTAACTTCATTCTTCGCGGACTCCGGAACCCGGCCGACTTTGAATTTGAGAAAGCCATTGCGCAGACCAACAGAACACTGACCCATGACAATAAAATTGAAACGATCTTCCTTCTTACTTCTGCCGGCAAATCATTTATCAGCAGCAGCATCGTGAGGGAAATCATCAACTTCAAAGGGAATTACGAGCTTATGGTTCCTGATGCGGTAAGAGTATAG
- a CDS encoding SdpI family protein, giving the protein MKNQRNWDYAQKHFASELIKAGVLMILFSFFGLVITSTEVYWMVIALIFISIILFYFSWRTDRAVKKFETKNPEI; this is encoded by the coding sequence ATGAAAAATCAGAGAAACTGGGATTATGCCCAAAAGCATTTTGCTTCGGAACTGATTAAAGCAGGTGTGCTAATGATATTATTTTCTTTTTTCGGATTAGTGATTACTTCGACAGAAGTTTACTGGATGGTGATTGCGCTGATCTTCATAAGCATTATCCTATTTTATTTCTCCTGGCGCACCGATCGAGCCGTAAAAAAATTTGAAACAAAAAATCCCGAAATCTAA
- a CDS encoding metallophosphoesterase family protein codes for MTKILLLSDSHSYIDDRILEYARNADEVWHCGDFGSLEVIGELEKIKPLKGVYGNIDNDKIRLIFPEVNRFTCEKVEVLMIHIGGYPGKYSPLAKKELADKAPKIFIAGHSHILKVMFDKRNYLLHLNPGACGKSGWHKMRTMLRFEIEGQEIKNLEVIELGPR; via the coding sequence ATGACAAAGATACTCCTCCTCTCCGACTCCCACTCCTATATCGACGACCGTATTCTGGAATACGCCCGGAACGCTGATGAAGTTTGGCACTGTGGAGATTTCGGCAGTCTTGAGGTTATCGGGGAACTCGAAAAAATAAAGCCTTTAAAAGGTGTCTACGGAAATATCGACAACGACAAGATCAGATTAATTTTTCCCGAAGTGAACCGTTTCACGTGTGAAAAAGTTGAAGTTCTGATGATTCATATCGGCGGATATCCGGGGAAATATTCGCCTTTAGCCAAAAAAGAACTAGCAGATAAAGCTCCGAAAATCTTTATTGCAGGACATTCGCATATTCTGAAAGTGATGTTCGATAAGAGAAACTATCTGCTTCATCTTAATCCCGGTGCTTGCGGAAAAAGCGGCTGGCATAAAATGCGGACCATGCTCCGTTTTGAAATTGAGGGGCAGGAAATCAAAAACCTGGAAGTCATTGAATTAGGACCAAGATAA
- a CDS encoding DUF6370 family protein: MKNIFFVLMLMFSATVFAQKKIINQTVDAACGMCQFKQKNDKDCAMAVKIDGKLYYVEGVDENAFGDAHAHDGYCNQIKKAVVSGEIRKGKFYATRFKYVPKKN, translated from the coding sequence ATGAAAAATATATTTTTTGTTTTGATGCTGATGTTCTCAGCTACGGTTTTCGCCCAGAAAAAAATAATAAATCAAACAGTAGACGCTGCTTGCGGAATGTGCCAGTTTAAACAAAAAAACGACAAAGATTGTGCAATGGCCGTAAAAATCGACGGGAAACTTTATTATGTGGAAGGCGTTGACGAAAATGCATTCGGCGATGCTCACGCACACGACGGCTACTGCAACCAAATAAAAAAAGCGGTAGTGAGTGGCGAAATCAGGAAAGGGAAGTTCTACGCAACCCGCTTCAAATACGTTCCCAAGAAGAACTAA